The window gtctgatctggttacaactagtctgatctggttacaactagtctgatcggGTTACAAcaagtctgatctggttacaactagtctgacctggttacaactagtcacctggttacaactagtctgatctggttacaactagtctgacctggttacaactagtctgatcgggttacaactagtctgatctggttacaactagtctgatctggttacaactagtctgatctggttacaactagtctgatctggttacaactagtctgatatggtcacaactagtctgatctggttacaactagtctgatctggttacaactagtctcattgggttacaactagtctgatctggttacaactagtctgatctggttacaactagtctcatcgggttacaactagtctgatctggttacaactagtctcattgggttacaactagtctgatctggttacaactagtctgatctggttacaactagtctgatctggttacaactagtctcattgggttacaactagtctgatctggttacaactagtctgatctggttacaactagtctgacctggttacaactagtctgatctggttacaactagtctgatctggttacaactagtctgatctggttacaactagtctgatctggttacaactagtctgatcctgttacaactagtctgacctggttacaactagtctgatctggttacaactagtctcatctggttacaactagtctcattgggttacaactagtctcacctggttacaactagtctgatctggttacaactagtctgatctggttacaactagtctgatctggttacaactagtctgacctggttacaactagtctgatctggttacaactagtctcattgggttacaactagtctcatctggttacaactagtctgatcgggttacaactagtctgatctggttacaactagtctgatctggttacaactagtctgatctggttacaactagtctgatctggttacaactagtctgatctgggtacaactagtctgatctggttacaactagtctgatctggttacaactagtctgatctggttacaactagtctgatctggttacaactagtctgatctggttacaactagtctgatctggttacaactagtctgatcgggttacaactagtctgatctggttacaactagtctgatctggttacaactagtctgatctggttacaactagtctgatctggttacaactagtctgatctggttacaactagtctgatctggttacaactagtcacctggttacaactagtcggatctggttacaactagtctgacctggttacaactagtctgatctggttacaactagtctgatcccTGTTGGTTTGACGTTCCTTTGTACCTACTGCCGTTGTCACTCCATCTCACCTTGCTCCTCAGAAAGGAACCAGAGCTCCTTGTTTGGTTGTCAGGAGTGTGTAGTCAGGGTAACTTCCTACGGAGGATCATAATGTTGTCATACATGTTATTATGATATCTTTAAAGGTCAGCTGACCAGAGTCTAGCCTGATCCCCAGACATgttagtgctgtcttgccaagTCCTATTGTCATTGGCAGCAACAACGACCATAGGAGTTGGTAAGACAGTACAAACTAGATCTGGGAGCAGGTTAGACTCTGGTCAGCTGACCTTTAcagactgttctgctgtggtctACATGAGGACCCAGCAGACCTTCCTCATTTTACCTTTAGGAAGTAGTGGTGACCTTTACAGACCTTTTTATAGACGTGTTTGGTTGTCATGGGAAGTAagagtgagaatgtgtgtgtgtgagtgagagagagagaggatgatgtgtgtttttttttttttacagagtctatatacagggggtaccagtacagagtcaatgtggagactatatacagggtattacggtacagagtcaatgtggaggctatatacagggggtaccggtacagagtcaatgtggaggctatatacagggggtaccggtacagagtcaatgtggaggctatatacagggggtaccggtacagagtcagtgtggaggctatatacagggggtaccggtacagagtcaatgtggaggctatatacagggggtgccggtacagagtcagtgtggaggctatatacagggggtaccggtacagagtcaatgtggaggctatatacagggggtaccggtacagagtcaatgtggaggctatatacagggtgtaccggtacagagtcaatgtggaggctatatacagggggtaccggtacagagtcaatgtggaggctatatacagggggtaccggtacagagtcaatgtggaggctatatacagggggtaccggtacagagtcaatgtggaggctatatacagggggtaccggtacagagtcaatgtggaggttatatacagggggtaccggtacagagtcaatgtggagactatatacagggtgtaccggtacagagtcaatgtggaggctatatacagggggtaccgatacagagtcaatgtggaggctatatacagggggtacctgtacagagtcaatgtggaggctatatacagggggtaccggtacagagtcaatgtggagactatatacagggggtatcggtacagagtcaatgtggaggctatatacagggggtaccggtacagagtcaatgtggaggctatatacagggggtaccgatacagagtcaatgtggaggctatatacagggggtaccggtacagagtcaatgtggagactatatacagggggtatcggtacagagtcaatgtggaggctatatacagggggtaccggtacagagtcaatgtggaggctatatacagggggtaccgatacagagtcaatgtggaggctatatacagggggtaccgatacagagttaatgtggaggctatatacagggggtactggtacagagtcaatgtggaggctatatacagggggtaccggtacagagtcaatgtggaggctatatacagggtattacggtacagagtcaatgtggaggctatatacaggggtactggtacagagtcaatgtggaggttatatgcagggggtgccggtacagagtcaatgtgcgggggcacgggttagtcgaggtaatatgtacatgtaggtagagttaaagtgactatgcagaaaCCATAAATagagagtagtagcagtgtaaaagagggaggggggggacaatgcaaatagtctgggtagccatttgattagctgtttaggagtcttatggattgggggtagaagctgttaagaagctttTTGGACCTATACGTggtgctccggtatcgcttgctgtgcggtagcagagagaacagtctatgactaggggagtctttgacaatttttagggccttcctctgacaccgcctggtatagaggtcctggatggcagcaagcttgggccatacgcattaccctctgtattgccttgaggtaggaggccgagcagttgccatgccaggcggtgatgcagccagtcaggatgctctcaatggtgcagctgtataactttttgaggatctggggacccatgccaactcttttcagtctcctgagggggaataggcgctGTCTTGCCCTCTTCACCTGTTATGACTAACTGGGGACACCAGGCGTGTTATGACTAACTGAGGACACCAGGCGTGTTGTGACTAActggggacaccaggtgtgttatGACTAATTGGGGACACCACGCGTGTTATAACTAATtggggacaccaggtgtgttatGACTAATtggggacaccaggtgtgttatGACTAActggggacaccaggtgtgttgtGACTAACTGGGGACACCAGGCGTGTTGTGACtaactgggacaccaggtgtgttatGACTAActggggacaccaggtgtgttgtGACTAACTGGGGACACCAGGCATGTTGTGAAGGTGTTATAATATGATCTAATAGAGGGCATGTCTCCATCCCTGactgactcctccccttcctctttctaGTCCACGGTTGACGATAAAGGGCGATAAGGTCTGAATCAGCCCACAATAGAGGATAggactcctccccttcctctttctaGTCCGGTTGACGATAAAGGGCGATAAGGTCTGAATCAGCCCACAATAGAGGATAggactcctccccttcctctttctaGTCCATGGTTCACGATAAAGGGCGATAAGGTCTGAATCAGCCCACAATAGAGGATAggactcctccccttcctctttctaGTCAGGTTGACGATAAAGGGCAGAGAGAAGGATCCATGATCAAGTCCTTTTACAGCTGGACAAGCGACAACATCAACATGGTGAGTCACTCTTCTGATGATGGGATAATGACACATACAAGGATGTTCCTTTTTAACACATTATTTATATATTGCAACATTTTAAAGTTACATATTTTGGTATATTGTACAATGTGAATGTGTTGCCATGACAAAAGCTGTTTGTAATTATTAGTCCATTTTACAATAATGTTGTGTAATAAATTGGTAGCCCCTTAGCCTACAGTTGAAACCTttatatcaatcaaatgtatttaataaagccatttttacattGTCACAACGTGCTCTAAACAAAGTgaattattttattatatttacaGTTGTTCACAATCCTCGTAGTGCTGGCGTCGGTTGATCTCAGCTGTAGCGCAATGAAAGAGGTTCTTCAAAGTCAGACCCCCGCCACGTATCACCACCTGGACTCCTCCACCGGCCAGTTACTCACCTGTCATCGCTGTCCACCTGGCCATCACATGTCTGCGCACTGCACCGCCACCACGCAGACCGTGTGTACACCATGTCCATCAGGCCACTACACTCAGTACTGGAACTACCTGCACAAGTGTCTGTACTGCGGCACGTTCTGTGGGGAGCACCAGGTGGTCAAGGAGGAGTGCTCGGTTCTCAATGACAGGGTGTGTGAGTGCAAAGGAGGATATTTCTGGGACGCCGATTTCTGTATCAGACACACGGAGTGTCCTTCTGGCTACGGGGTGAAACGGAGAGGTAAGAAACAGAATGGACAGATATATCACCATTTCCGTCTGTGTCCTTCTGGCTACGGGGTGAAACGGAGAGGTAAGAAACAGAATGGACAGATATATCACCATTTCCGTCTTTGTCCTTCTGGCTACGGGGTGAAACGGAGAGGTAAGAAACAGAATGGACAGATATATCACCATTTCCGTCTTTGTCCTTCTGGCTACGGGGTGAAACGGAGAGGTAAGAAACAGAATGGACAGATATATCACCATTTCCGTCTTTGCGCAATAGCGTTATTTTGCAGATAGATCGAATAACGGTTTATAACGGTTTATAACGGTTTATAACGGTTTATAACGGTTTATAACGGTTTATAACGGACAAATAGTAATATACATTTGTTTAAACATTTCAAATGCCCCCACAGGTACGACGGAGACGGACACAGAGTGTGAAAAATGCCCTCACGGTTCCTTCTCCTACAGCACTTCTTCGCGCGCGCTGTGCGTAAATCACACCGATTGCGCATCACTGGGGCGGAAGACGGTCCTCAGGGGTACGTGTTGGCACGACAACCTCTGCGCCCTTTCCTGTGAAGAACTGAAAGATGGAGGTGGGTATCACATTATCGACACGATCTTGATATGGACTTGTGTTTTTAGCTGTGGTGTATTTCAAACCCAAAATACTGAAACAGAATTGGTGGTCTATATTTTATTTATTGCAGACTTTTATGAAATGTAATGAAAGTAATATTCGTATATTTTGGCATTACATTGGTATTATGCATTAGTATTACGTTAGTGTTACTGACAGACAAATGCAAATGTTTTCCTCGTTGGCAGGTGAGTTTAAACTACTCAGAACCTTCCTTCCTGACTTCTTCGCTCATCACAAGATGAGAGTGGTGAAGCTGAGGAAGCTGGTCTGGAAGTTGACGGCCACTGAAGAGGAGCAGGAGCaccaggttagagagacagaccctaagtaattgtgtgtgtatgtactgatcgATGCTACTGAATGTAATGTCATATATGAACACATAAATATGATAAATGGAGACCTAGAATAGCAGGTCTCTGTCTTCCTCCGTTTTGAGTCAGTACAGAACCGTAGTTATATTTCTCTtgttttacagtggggcaaaaaagtatttagtcagccaccaattgtgcaagttcttccacttaaaaagatgagagaggcctgtaattttcatcataggtacacttcaactatgacagacaaaatgagaaaaaaaattgcagaaaaccacattgtaggatttttaatgaatttatttgcaaattatggtggaaaataagtatttggtcaataacaaaagtttatctcaatacttgtggacaggtgtcttttatactgataacaagttcaaacaggtgccattaatacaggtaacgagtggaggacagaggagcctcttaaagaagaagttacaggtctgtgagagccaaaaatcttgcttttttgtaggtgaccaaatacttattttccaccataatttgcaaataaattcattaaaaatcctacaatgtgattttttggattttttttcctcattttgtctgtcatagttgaagtgtacctatgatgcaaattacaggcctctctcatctttttaagtgggagaacttgcacaattggtggctgactaaatactttttttgccccactgtacagtgATGTAGTTGTGTCGTTAAGCTGTTGTTGTCTATTCATGTTGTGTATTATGTCCTGGGTTATGTTGCGTGTgggacccaggaagagtagttgctgctcTGGTAACaactaacggggatcctaatTAAATACCAAAtgaccaacacacacagttagagGTTTACATTTAACCTGGCCTCTAATCAATGATTTCACTTCATTATTCTCTTGTATTTGCCT of the Oncorhynchus clarkii lewisi isolate Uvic-CL-2024 chromosome 3, UVic_Ocla_1.0, whole genome shotgun sequence genome contains:
- the LOC139405630 gene encoding tumor necrosis factor receptor superfamily member 6B-like isoform X2, producing the protein MIKSFYSWTSDNINMLFTILVVLASVDLSCSAMKEVLQSQTPATYHHLDSSTGQLLTCHRCPPGHHMSAHCTATTQTVCTPCPSGHYTQYWNYLHKCLYCGTFCGEHQVVKEECSVLNDRVCECKGGYFWDADFCIRHTECPSGYGVKRRGTTETDTECEKCPHGSFSYSTSSRALCVNHTDCASLGRKTVLRGTCWHDNLCALSCEELKDGGEFKLLRTFLPDFFAHHKMRVVKLRKLVWKLTATEEEQEHQEQQQHPASSLSQSGQRGLLQGQVKDWIRHASEEDLRRLPEILRKTHQSVMAERLEGKMRELQEASDCNSVRNGVTSSPHCDVEEVSQSE
- the LOC139405630 gene encoding tumor necrosis factor receptor superfamily member 6B-like isoform X1; translation: MIKSFYSWTSDNINMLFTILVVLASVDLSCSAMKEVLQSQTPATYHHLDSSTGQLLTCHRCPPGHHMSAHCTATTQTVCTPCPSGHYTQYWNYLHKCLYCGTFCGEHQVVKEECSVLNDRVCECKGGYFWDADFCIRHTECPSGYGVKRRGTTETDTECEKCPHGSFSYSTSSRALCVNHTDCASLGRKTVLRGTCWHDNLCALSCEELKDGGEFKLLRTFLPDFFAHHKMRVVKLRKLVWKLTATEEEQEHQQEQQQHPASSLSQSGQRGLLQGQVKDWIRHASEEDLRRLPEILRKTHQSVMAERLEGKMRELQEASDCNSVRNGVTSSPHCDVEEVSQSE